A window of the Pyrodictium abyssi genome harbors these coding sequences:
- a CDS encoding electron transfer flavoprotein subunit alpha/FixB family protein, giving the protein MMRALLYAEKPSQLPELAGFAEKHGLEAYVLVFGSPDEVKKNSFKAFKRVYVAAAEKPTPDQLAETLVKLYDELRPSLVAAVAAKNNVDAGARLAAWKKIPMFTEATVVELAEDKITVKRQVLGGRAIARISSQLPAIVAIPAGVYSYSGDTGAETVEIEAPEPRIKVTAVEPKKHEAVNIEAAEVVVGVGRGFRKKEDLAMAEELAQILGGVVGGSRPVVADYGWLSEDRWIGISGKKIKPKLYIAIGISGASQHMAATLDSKIIVAINKDKNAPIFQYADYGVVADLYKFLPILIKKLREKLGK; this is encoded by the coding sequence ATGATGCGCGCTCTCCTCTACGCGGAGAAGCCTAGCCAGCTACCCGAGCTAGCCGGGTTCGCTGAGAAGCATGGCCTAGAGGCCTATGTACTAGTCTTCGGGAGCCCAGATGAGGTCAAGAAGAACAGCTTCAAGGCATTCAAGCGCGTCTACGTGGCAGCAGCAGAGAAGCCTACACCTGACCAGCTAGCAGAAACACTAGTAAAGCTCTACGACGAGCTACGGCCAAGCCTAGTCGCAGCAGTAGCAGCCAAGAACAATGTTGACGCAGGTGCGAGGCTGGCAGCATGGAAGAAGATCCCAATGTTCACAGAGGCCACGGTAGTAGAGCTCGCCGAAGACAAGATAACAGTGAAGCGCCAAGTGCTGGGCGGCCGCGCTATAGCGCGGATATCCTCACAGCTACCAGCAATAGTGGCAATACCTGCAGGGGTATACAGCTACTCTGGCGACACAGGCGCAGAGACTGTCGAGATAGAGGCCCCGGAGCCCAGGATAAAGGTAACAGCTGTAGAGCCAAAGAAGCACGAAGCAGTGAACATAGAGGCGGCGGAGGTAGTTGTGGGCGTCGGCCGCGGCTTCCGCAAGAAGGAGGACCTAGCTATGGCGGAGGAGCTAGCCCAGATACTCGGCGGCGTAGTGGGCGGCTCCAGGCCCGTAGTCGCCGACTACGGCTGGCTCAGCGAGGATAGATGGATAGGGATATCAGGTAAGAAGATAAAGCCAAAACTATACATAGCAATAGGCATCTCCGGCGCGTCACAGCACATGGCGGCTACACTAGACAGCAAGATAATAGTGGCAATCAACAAGGATAAGAATGCGCCAATATTCCAGTACGCCGACTACGGCGTTGTAGCAGACCTCTACAAGTTCCTACCGATACTGATAAAGAAGCTACGCGAGAAACTAGGCAAGTAA